One region of Thunnus thynnus chromosome 14, fThuThy2.1, whole genome shotgun sequence genomic DNA includes:
- the LOC137196771 gene encoding delta-1-pyrroline-5-carboxylate synthase-like isoform X2 gives MFARLASCSRLTSRFRQSNVCPASIRAFSQAKFFLPRPHGKSFAHRSELKQAKRIVVKLGSAVVTRGDECGLALGRLASIVEQVAVLQNQGREMMIVTSGAVAFGKQRLRHEILLSQSVRQALHSGQNQLKEMSVPVLEARACAAAGQSGLMALYEAMFTQYSTCTAQILVTNLDFHDEQKRRNLNSTLHELLRMNIVPIINTNDAVVPPPVPNSDLQGVISIKDNDSLAARLAVEMKADLLIALSDVEGLYDSPPGTDDAKLIDIFYPGDQQSITYGTKSRVGIGGMEAKVKAALWALQGGTSVVIANGTHPKVTGHVITDIVEGKKVGTFFSEVKPAGPTVEQQTEMARHAGRTLASLLPEQRAEIICCLAELLTEKKDEILSANKRDMELATASGHFSQPLINRLSLSTSKLNSLAIGLRQLAVSSRDSVGRVLRRTRVANNLELEQITVPIGVLLVIFESRPDCLPQVSALAIASGNALLLKGGKEASNTNRILHQLTQEALSIHGVTDAIQLVSTREEVEDLCRLDKMIDLIIPRGSSQLVRDIQRAAKGIPVLGHSEGVCHVYIDSDASIDKAIDVVRDSKCDYPAACNAMETLLIHRDLLRTPIFDQIIDMLRTEHVKIHAGPRFASYLTFSPSEVKSLRTEYGDLECCIEVVDSMQDAVDHIHKYGSSHTDVIITENEETAEQFLQQVDSACVFWNSSSRFADGYRFGLGAEVGISTARIHARGPVGLEGLLTTKWVLRGEGHTVADFSEQGSMKYLHENIPVPQGIFS, from the exons ATGTTTGCCAGGCTGGCCTCGTGCTCTCGCCTGACATCCAGATTCCGGCAATCAAATGTCTGTCCAGCTTCCATCAGAGCATTTTCCCAGGCGAAAT TCTTTCTCCCACGTCCCCATGGGAAGTCTTTTGCCCACCGGAGTGAGTTAAAGCAAGCTAAGCGCATTGTGGTGAAACTGGGGAGTGCTGTGGTGACACGGGGAGATGAGTGTGGCCTGGCACTGGGACGACTGGCCTCAATAGTAGAGCAG GTGGCTGTGCTGCAGAATCAAGGCAGGGAGATGATGATTGTCACCAGTGGCGCTGTGGCGTTTGGGAAGCAGAGACTAAGACATGAAATCCTGCTGTCTCAAAGCGTCAGACAAGCCTTACATTCCGGACAGAACCAACTCAAGGAAATG tcagtcCCAGTTTTGGAGGCACGGGCGTGTGCAGCTGCTGGACAGAGTGGTCTGATGGCGTTGTATGAGGCTATGTTCACCCAGTACAGCACCTGCACTGCACAA ATTCTGGTCACCAACCTGGATTTTCATGACGAACAGAAGCGCCGCAACCTGAACAGCACACTCCATGAACTGCTGCGGATGAATATAGTTCCTATCATCAACACCAATGATGCTGTTGTTCCGCCCCCTGTTCCCAACAGTGATTTGCAGGGG gTAATAAGCATCAAAGATAATGACAGCTTGGCTGCACGTCTGGCTGTTGAAATGAAAGCAGACCTCCTGATTGCCCTGTCTGATGTTGAAG GCTTATACGACAGTCCCCCAGGAACAGATGATGCCAAGCTCATTGATATATTCTATCCTGGGGACCAGCAGTCAATCACGTACGGCACTAAGTCCAGAGTCGGCATCGGCGGCATGGAAGCCAAG GTGAAAGCAGCCCTTTGGGCACTACAGGGTGGGACGTCTGTTGTGATCGCCAACGGCACTCATCCCAAAGTCACAGGCCATGTCATCACGGACATTGTGGAGGGAAAGAAAGTTGGCACCTTCTTCTCTGAAGTGAAACCAGCAG GTCCCACTGTGGAGCAGCAGACAGAGATGGCCCGGCACGCTGGCAGGACTCTGGCCTCTCTGCTCCCGGAGCAG AGAGCAGAGATCATCTGCTGTCTTGCTGAGCTGCTTACAGAGAAGAAAGATGAGATTCTCAGCGCCAACAAGAGAGACATGGAGTTAGCAACAGCATCAG GTCATTTCTCCCAGCCTCTGATCAACCGCCTGAGTCTGTCAACATCTAAGCTGAACAGCCTTGCCATTGGCCTACGTCAGCTTGCTGTGTCCTCCAGGGATAGTGTTGGTCGGGTGCTGAGGAGGACCAGGGTGGCCAACAACCTGGAGCTGGAACAGATCACCGTTCCCATAGGTGTCCTGCTGGTCATCTTTGAGTCACGTCCTGACTGTCTCCCACAG GTGTCAGCTTTGGCTATTGCCAGTGGAAATGCTCTGCTATTGAAGGGGGGTAAGGAAGCTTCCAACACCAACAGAATTCTACATCAACTCACCCAGGAAGCTCTTTCCATTCATGGAGTGACGGATGCTATTCAACTG GTGAGCACACGTGAAGAAGTTGAAGATTTGTGCAGACTGGACAAGATGATTGACCTGATCATTCCAAGGGGTTCGTCCCAGCTGGTCCGGGACATCCAGAGGGCAGCTAAGGGTATTCCTGTCCTGGGCCACAGTGAGGGCGTTTGCCACGTCTACATAGACAGTGATGCCAGCATAGACAAAGCTATTGATGTCG TTCGAGACTCCAAATGTGACTACCCTGCAGCCTGCAATGCTATGGAGACCCTCCTCATTCACAGAGATTTGCTGCGAACCCCCATATTTGACCAAATCATCGATATGCTGAGAACAGAACAT GTGAAGATCCATGCTGGCCCCCGCTTTGCATCATATTTAACTTTCAGCCCATCTGAGGTGAAGTCTCTGAGGACAGAGTACGGGGACCTGGAGTGCTGCATTGAGGTGGTGGACAGCATGCAGGACGCTGTGGATCACATCCATAAATATGGCAGCTCCCACACTGATGTCATTATTACAGAAAATGAGGAGACAGCTGAACAGTTTCTGCAGCAGGTGGACAGCGCCTGCGTCTTCTGGAACTCCAGCTCTCGCTTTGCTGACGGCTACCGCTTTGGCCTCG GAGCTGAGGTTGGTATCAGCACAGCAAGGATTCATGCCAGAGGTCCAGTGGGTTTGGAGGGGCTTCTGACCACCAAATGGGTCCTTCGAGGTGAAGGGCACACTGTTGCTGACTTCTCTGAGCAGGGCAGTATGAAATACCTTCATGAAAACATCCCAGTCCCCCAAGGGATCTTCAGCTAG
- the LOC137196771 gene encoding delta-1-pyrroline-5-carboxylate synthase-like isoform X1, producing the protein MFARLASCSRLTSRFRQSNVCPASIRAFSQAKFFLPRPHGKSFAHRSELKQAKRIVVKLGSAVVTRGDECGLALGRLASIVEQVAVLQNQGREMMIVTSGAVAFGKQRLRHEILLSQSVRQALHSGQNQLKEMSVPVLEARACAAAGQSGLMALYEAMFTQYSTCTAQILVTNLDFHDEQKRRNLNSTLHELLRMNIVPIINTNDAVVPPPVPNSDLQGVNVISIKDNDSLAARLAVEMKADLLIALSDVEGLYDSPPGTDDAKLIDIFYPGDQQSITYGTKSRVGIGGMEAKVKAALWALQGGTSVVIANGTHPKVTGHVITDIVEGKKVGTFFSEVKPAGPTVEQQTEMARHAGRTLASLLPEQRAEIICCLAELLTEKKDEILSANKRDMELATASGHFSQPLINRLSLSTSKLNSLAIGLRQLAVSSRDSVGRVLRRTRVANNLELEQITVPIGVLLVIFESRPDCLPQVSALAIASGNALLLKGGKEASNTNRILHQLTQEALSIHGVTDAIQLVSTREEVEDLCRLDKMIDLIIPRGSSQLVRDIQRAAKGIPVLGHSEGVCHVYIDSDASIDKAIDVVRDSKCDYPAACNAMETLLIHRDLLRTPIFDQIIDMLRTEHVKIHAGPRFASYLTFSPSEVKSLRTEYGDLECCIEVVDSMQDAVDHIHKYGSSHTDVIITENEETAEQFLQQVDSACVFWNSSSRFADGYRFGLGAEVGISTARIHARGPVGLEGLLTTKWVLRGEGHTVADFSEQGSMKYLHENIPVPQGIFS; encoded by the exons ATGTTTGCCAGGCTGGCCTCGTGCTCTCGCCTGACATCCAGATTCCGGCAATCAAATGTCTGTCCAGCTTCCATCAGAGCATTTTCCCAGGCGAAAT TCTTTCTCCCACGTCCCCATGGGAAGTCTTTTGCCCACCGGAGTGAGTTAAAGCAAGCTAAGCGCATTGTGGTGAAACTGGGGAGTGCTGTGGTGACACGGGGAGATGAGTGTGGCCTGGCACTGGGACGACTGGCCTCAATAGTAGAGCAG GTGGCTGTGCTGCAGAATCAAGGCAGGGAGATGATGATTGTCACCAGTGGCGCTGTGGCGTTTGGGAAGCAGAGACTAAGACATGAAATCCTGCTGTCTCAAAGCGTCAGACAAGCCTTACATTCCGGACAGAACCAACTCAAGGAAATG tcagtcCCAGTTTTGGAGGCACGGGCGTGTGCAGCTGCTGGACAGAGTGGTCTGATGGCGTTGTATGAGGCTATGTTCACCCAGTACAGCACCTGCACTGCACAA ATTCTGGTCACCAACCTGGATTTTCATGACGAACAGAAGCGCCGCAACCTGAACAGCACACTCCATGAACTGCTGCGGATGAATATAGTTCCTATCATCAACACCAATGATGCTGTTGTTCCGCCCCCTGTTCCCAACAGTGATTTGCAGGGGGTAAAT gTAATAAGCATCAAAGATAATGACAGCTTGGCTGCACGTCTGGCTGTTGAAATGAAAGCAGACCTCCTGATTGCCCTGTCTGATGTTGAAG GCTTATACGACAGTCCCCCAGGAACAGATGATGCCAAGCTCATTGATATATTCTATCCTGGGGACCAGCAGTCAATCACGTACGGCACTAAGTCCAGAGTCGGCATCGGCGGCATGGAAGCCAAG GTGAAAGCAGCCCTTTGGGCACTACAGGGTGGGACGTCTGTTGTGATCGCCAACGGCACTCATCCCAAAGTCACAGGCCATGTCATCACGGACATTGTGGAGGGAAAGAAAGTTGGCACCTTCTTCTCTGAAGTGAAACCAGCAG GTCCCACTGTGGAGCAGCAGACAGAGATGGCCCGGCACGCTGGCAGGACTCTGGCCTCTCTGCTCCCGGAGCAG AGAGCAGAGATCATCTGCTGTCTTGCTGAGCTGCTTACAGAGAAGAAAGATGAGATTCTCAGCGCCAACAAGAGAGACATGGAGTTAGCAACAGCATCAG GTCATTTCTCCCAGCCTCTGATCAACCGCCTGAGTCTGTCAACATCTAAGCTGAACAGCCTTGCCATTGGCCTACGTCAGCTTGCTGTGTCCTCCAGGGATAGTGTTGGTCGGGTGCTGAGGAGGACCAGGGTGGCCAACAACCTGGAGCTGGAACAGATCACCGTTCCCATAGGTGTCCTGCTGGTCATCTTTGAGTCACGTCCTGACTGTCTCCCACAG GTGTCAGCTTTGGCTATTGCCAGTGGAAATGCTCTGCTATTGAAGGGGGGTAAGGAAGCTTCCAACACCAACAGAATTCTACATCAACTCACCCAGGAAGCTCTTTCCATTCATGGAGTGACGGATGCTATTCAACTG GTGAGCACACGTGAAGAAGTTGAAGATTTGTGCAGACTGGACAAGATGATTGACCTGATCATTCCAAGGGGTTCGTCCCAGCTGGTCCGGGACATCCAGAGGGCAGCTAAGGGTATTCCTGTCCTGGGCCACAGTGAGGGCGTTTGCCACGTCTACATAGACAGTGATGCCAGCATAGACAAAGCTATTGATGTCG TTCGAGACTCCAAATGTGACTACCCTGCAGCCTGCAATGCTATGGAGACCCTCCTCATTCACAGAGATTTGCTGCGAACCCCCATATTTGACCAAATCATCGATATGCTGAGAACAGAACAT GTGAAGATCCATGCTGGCCCCCGCTTTGCATCATATTTAACTTTCAGCCCATCTGAGGTGAAGTCTCTGAGGACAGAGTACGGGGACCTGGAGTGCTGCATTGAGGTGGTGGACAGCATGCAGGACGCTGTGGATCACATCCATAAATATGGCAGCTCCCACACTGATGTCATTATTACAGAAAATGAGGAGACAGCTGAACAGTTTCTGCAGCAGGTGGACAGCGCCTGCGTCTTCTGGAACTCCAGCTCTCGCTTTGCTGACGGCTACCGCTTTGGCCTCG GAGCTGAGGTTGGTATCAGCACAGCAAGGATTCATGCCAGAGGTCCAGTGGGTTTGGAGGGGCTTCTGACCACCAAATGGGTCCTTCGAGGTGAAGGGCACACTGTTGCTGACTTCTCTGAGCAGGGCAGTATGAAATACCTTCATGAAAACATCCCAGTCCCCCAAGGGATCTTCAGCTAG
- the LOC137196772 gene encoding E3 ubiquitin/ISG15 ligase TRIM25-like, whose product MGTVEETLKCPVCQDFFTYPVTLPCGHDFCHTCIKAVWDTDVSNEGPFFCPECQIFLPSNLTLEINTSLQTKVKDFTNRPSPSKLQTTTSTRETKPCSTIHCDHCIETPSVAIKTCLTCDASLCQAHALLHQQRSALREHTVVEVTGDPLSLKCREHRDELKLFCMEERVPVCCLCVLVGMHKNHQVSQLHEACTDFKSMLETTMKQLLQRRGEAEHAIKDLESLYTQTVKSASDYRERISDKYSRIRVVLDGDERLMMQIIDAEETCMTEWLEAQRGIMEAQIKEIDSLRASSKSLLQETNDLQFLQQITAQNLCDPLDLAPIQEIDRDLCDPEKLRTVERLVDDLTVALSQHFPRMWSYLSSPALDSKTAHPKLEISQDSKQVYWRRQPVSEAPSAQPYDSQYSILGQESFTTGQHYWEVIVQEKPYWLIGVSTGPVDKKDGPKQKLSGLGVNKTSWCIYHGDGKYLACHDTQEKQLSVGRRVRKLGILANLQKGELSFYNADAMTLLHSFCVQCKDPLYPMFNPCIDVNGLNRQPLTLFWIKDPWDWHVNTEGDKELP is encoded by the exons ATGGGGACTGTTGAGGAAACTTTGAAGTGCCCCGTCTGCCAGGACTTCTTCACATATCCTGTGACACTCCCATGTGGACATGACTTCTGTCACACCTGCATCAAGGCTGTCTGGGACACAGACGTGTCTAATGAGGGTCCTTTCTTCTGTCCAGAGTGTCAGATCTTCCTCCCCTCCAACCTCACTCTGGAGATAAACACCAGCCTTCAAACCAAAGTAAAGGACTTCACTAACAGACCATCACCATCAAAGCTGCAAACAACAACTTCAACCAGGGAAACCAAACCATGTTCAACTATCCACTGTGACCACTGCATAGAAACGCCATCTGTGGCCATAAAGACCTGTCTGACCTGTGATGCCTCACTGTGCCAGGCTCACGCCCTGCTACACCAGCAGAGGTCAGCTCTGAGGGAGCACACAGTGGTGGAGGTGACCGGGGATCCACTGTCTCTGAAGTGCAGGGAGCACCGTGATGAGCTCAAGCTCTTCTGCATGGAGGAAAGGGTCcctgtgtgctgtttgtgtgtcctgGTTGGCATGCACAAGAACCACCAGGTTTCCCAACTCCATGAAGCCTGCACAGACTTCAAG AGCATGTTAGAGACCACTATGAAGCAACTACTGCAGAGGAGAGGTGAAGCAGAACATGCCATCAAGGACTTGGAGTCACTGTATACACAAACAGTG AAGTCTGCTTCAGATTACAGAGAGAGAATCTCAGACAAGTACAGCAGGATCCGTGTTGTGCTGGATGGCGATGAACGACTGATGATGCAGATCATAGACGCAGAGGAGACATGCATGACAGAGTGGCTGGAAGCCCAGAGGGGAATCATGGAGGCTCAGATTAAAGAGATAGACAGCCTCAGAGCCTCCAGCAAATCACTCCTCCAAGAAACAAATGATCTGCAATTCCTGCAG CAAATCACAGCACAGAATCTTTG CGACCCTTTGGATTTAGCACCTATCCAGGAAATAGACAGAGATCTGTGTGACCCTGAGAAGCTGAGAACAGTAGAGAGGCTAGTGGACGACCTCACAGTGGCTCTGTCCCAACACTTTCCACGAATGTGGTCAT ATCTAAGTTCTCCTGCACTGGACTCCAAAACAGCCCATCCAAAACTGGAAATATCCCAGGATAGCAAACAAGTGTACTGGAGAAGGCAGCCTGTCAGTGAGGCTCCAAGCGCTCAGCCATATGACTCCCAGTACAGCATCCTGGGTCAGGAGAGTTTCACTACTGGCCAGCACTACTGGGAGGTCATCGTACAGGAGAAACCCTACTGGCTGATAGGTGTGTCCACTGGGCCAGTTGATAAAAAAGATGGGCCAAAACAAAAGCTCTCTGGCCTGGGTGTGAATAAGACATCCTGGTGCATCTACCATGGAGACGGAAAGTACCTGGCATGCCATGACACCCAGGAGAAGCAGCTGTCAGTTGGGAGGAGAGTCAGAAAGCTGGGCATACTAGCAAATCTCCAGAAGGGGGAGCTGTCATTCTACAATGCAGACGCGATGACCCTGCTTCACTCTTTCTGTGTGCAGTGCAAAGACCCTCTCTACCCCATGTTTAACCCCTGCATTGATGTGAATGGACTGAACAGGCAGCCTCTCACCTTGTTTTGGATTAAGGACCCCTGGGAttggcatgtaaacacagaggGAGATAAAGAGTTACCCTAA